The Halogranum gelatinilyticum genome includes a window with the following:
- a CDS encoding GNAT family N-acetyltransferase, which translates to MEITERLNFDHKDRKDVYDYIESNGTVREDEVRRALRMDPGALGAHLTILRRDGYIRKVGDKVQVAYEEEEAQTHKSDGVEFTIRSAQEVDLDRLVDTIHEVAEEGTYIEAETVADVIDHEEVILRHNETGSRMFFVASVDDDVVGWVHLDLPEAEKLSHTAVLTVGLRSEFRGHGIGTKLLERGTEWARGHSFEKLYNSVPATNDQAIAFLEGHGWKTEAVREDHYKMNGDYVDEVMMAADLR; encoded by the coding sequence ATGGAGATCACGGAGAGGTTGAACTTCGACCACAAGGACCGCAAGGACGTCTACGACTACATCGAGAGCAACGGAACCGTCCGCGAGGACGAGGTTCGTCGGGCACTCAGGATGGACCCCGGCGCGCTCGGCGCGCATCTGACCATCCTCCGACGTGACGGCTACATCCGAAAGGTCGGCGACAAGGTACAGGTCGCCTACGAGGAGGAGGAAGCCCAGACTCACAAGTCCGACGGCGTCGAGTTCACCATCCGGTCGGCCCAGGAGGTCGACCTCGACCGGCTCGTCGACACAATCCACGAGGTCGCCGAAGAGGGCACCTACATCGAGGCCGAGACGGTCGCCGACGTCATCGACCACGAGGAGGTCATCCTCCGACACAACGAGACCGGCTCGCGGATGTTCTTCGTCGCCAGCGTCGACGACGACGTCGTCGGCTGGGTCCACCTCGACCTGCCCGAGGCCGAGAAACTGAGCCACACCGCCGTCCTCACGGTCGGCCTGCGCTCGGAGTTCCGCGGCCACGGCATCGGCACGAAGCTCCTCGAACGCGGCACCGAGTGGGCGCGCGGGCACAGCTTCGAGAAGCTCTACAACAGCGTCCCGGCGACGAACGACCAAGCCATCGCGTTCCTCGAAGGCCACGGCTGGAAGACCGAGGCCGTCCGCGAGGACCACTACAAGATGAACGGCGACTACGTCGACGAAGTGATGATGGCCGCCGACCTCCGGTAA
- a CDS encoding electron transfer flavoprotein subunit alpha/FixB family protein: MTLDPNDYEMAELGPAIKDVDDLDELHSILDAEKEGQNRAGAIALIESRIEKFEGDGEEEVADAGELDLEEMSTADVGNAVQSIDEVADLRDLLDREKEGQDRKGVKRLIESRIDSIEGSEERDDVDVEAVEELPPEEKHPDLSHPTADKRHVRALHGGVYRDLWVYCETQAGELVDVSKEMLGKSRELMDDYNDRYDTDERVVAVLIGDDVSKHTDDVIAYGADVVVVHEDERLSRFQHKPFCELFCDMARGGASHDGGEVSGGRDADWRDYDKPRYVLFPATNNGRDLSAQVQAELDSGLASDCSDLYIEDTVISNPVKTGVAGEKKTFERVLHMKRPDFSGFEYSTILCLDNPRREFHPQGGSVIPGSFEIPDPDHEREGEVVRHEADLDDDWFSVSVTGYEKLDEGVDLTGRDVIVAVGRGIGDDPTRGIELAVDLANAFEDADVGVSRGIVTGSYQFDGHVERYTHEDRQIGETGQVVAPKLYIAAGISGAVQHKVGMDESDVIVAVNTDPEARIRDFSDYFVEGDLFEVLPRLTEALKNGEFEAALAETPPGGPAVTDGGDGDE, translated from the coding sequence ATGACGCTCGACCCGAACGACTACGAGATGGCCGAACTCGGCCCCGCAATCAAGGACGTCGATGATCTCGACGAACTCCACTCGATTCTGGACGCCGAGAAGGAGGGACAGAACCGCGCTGGCGCGATCGCGCTCATCGAGAGCCGCATCGAGAAGTTCGAGGGCGACGGCGAGGAGGAAGTGGCGGACGCCGGTGAACTGGACCTCGAGGAGATGTCGACCGCCGACGTCGGCAACGCCGTGCAGTCCATCGACGAGGTGGCCGACCTCCGAGACCTGCTCGACCGCGAGAAGGAAGGGCAAGACCGCAAGGGCGTCAAGCGACTCATCGAGAGCCGCATCGACTCCATCGAAGGCAGCGAGGAGCGCGACGATGTCGACGTCGAAGCCGTCGAGGAGCTGCCGCCGGAGGAGAAGCATCCGGACCTCTCGCATCCGACCGCCGACAAGCGGCACGTCCGCGCGCTCCACGGCGGCGTCTACCGCGACCTCTGGGTCTACTGTGAGACGCAAGCGGGCGAGCTGGTCGACGTCTCGAAGGAGATGCTCGGGAAGTCCCGCGAGCTGATGGACGACTACAACGACCGCTACGACACCGACGAGCGGGTCGTCGCGGTGCTCATCGGCGACGACGTCTCGAAGCACACCGACGACGTGATCGCCTACGGCGCGGACGTCGTCGTCGTCCACGAGGACGAACGATTGAGTCGGTTCCAACACAAACCCTTCTGCGAGCTCTTCTGCGACATGGCACGCGGCGGCGCGAGCCACGACGGCGGCGAGGTTTCTGGAGGAAGAGACGCGGACTGGCGCGACTACGACAAGCCGCGCTACGTGCTGTTCCCGGCGACGAACAACGGCCGAGACCTCTCGGCGCAGGTGCAGGCCGAGCTCGACTCGGGGCTGGCGAGCGACTGTTCGGACCTCTACATCGAGGACACGGTCATCTCAAACCCCGTCAAGACCGGCGTCGCGGGCGAGAAGAAGACCTTCGAGCGCGTCCTGCACATGAAGCGGCCGGACTTCTCGGGCTTCGAATATTCGACCATCCTCTGTCTCGACAACCCGCGACGCGAGTTCCATCCGCAGGGAGGTTCGGTCATTCCGGGGAGCTTCGAGATTCCCGACCCGGACCACGAACGCGAGGGCGAGGTCGTTCGCCACGAGGCCGACCTCGACGACGACTGGTTCAGCGTCTCCGTAACCGGCTACGAGAAACTGGACGAGGGCGTCGACCTGACCGGCCGCGACGTCATCGTCGCCGTCGGCCGGGGCATCGGCGACGACCCGACGCGGGGTATCGAACTCGCGGTCGACCTCGCCAACGCCTTCGAGGACGCCGACGTCGGCGTCTCGCGGGGCATCGTCACCGGCTCCTACCAGTTCGACGGCCACGTCGAGCGGTACACCCACGAGGACCGCCAGATCGGCGAGACGGGACAGGTCGTCGCGCCGAAGCTCTACATCGCCGCCGGCATCTCCGGGGCGGTCCAGCACAAGGTCGGCATGGACGAATCCGACGTCATCGTCGCCGTCAACACCGACCCCGAGGCGCGTATCCGCGACTTCTCGGACTACTTCGTCGAGGGCGACCTCTTCGAGGTGCTGCCCCGACTGACAGAGGCGCTGAAGAACGGCGAGTTCGAAGCCGCGCTCGCCGAAACGCCGCCGGGTGGGCCCGCCGTGACCGACGGAGGTGACGGCGATGAGTGA
- a CDS encoding 4Fe-4S dicluster domain-containing protein yields the protein MAIDPNFEKNREKVGEENGVAVWGPVEPPESLGIHGTHVAVDYDICLADGACLEDCPVDVFTWVDTPDHPESEIKAEPTNEDQCIDCMLCVDVCPVDAIDVDPGRAGRI from the coding sequence ATGGCAATCGACCCGAACTTCGAGAAGAACCGCGAGAAAGTCGGCGAGGAGAACGGCGTCGCCGTCTGGGGACCGGTCGAGCCGCCGGAGTCACTCGGCATCCACGGGACGCACGTCGCCGTCGACTACGACATCTGTCTCGCCGACGGGGCCTGCCTCGAAGACTGTCCGGTCGACGTCTTCACGTGGGTCGACACGCCCGACCACCCCGAGAGCGAGATCAAGGCCGAACCGACCAACGAGGACCAGTGTATCGACTGTATGCTCTGTGTCGACGTCTGTCCGGTCGACGCCATCGACGTCGACCCCGGCCGCGCGGGCCGCATCTAA
- a CDS encoding DUF456 domain-containing protein: protein MELLALEPLALVALALLVVGVVGSVLPLVPGALASLAGVYLYWWTTGYAVPSLLVLAGVTVLGLVALVVDYFSGPIAARAGGASLTTTGVAALVGFALFFVAGPFGILLGIAGTVFAVEYYRNDDVDESLRTAAYATVGVLASSAVQLVLTASVLAVMLVVVFL, encoded by the coding sequence ATGGAACTCCTCGCGCTGGAGCCGCTGGCACTCGTCGCGCTCGCCCTCCTCGTCGTCGGCGTCGTCGGCAGCGTCCTCCCGCTCGTACCGGGCGCGCTCGCGTCGCTCGCCGGGGTCTATCTCTACTGGTGGACGACGGGCTACGCCGTCCCGAGTCTCCTCGTCCTCGCAGGCGTGACGGTGCTCGGACTCGTCGCACTCGTCGTCGACTACTTCTCGGGACCCATCGCGGCCCGCGCGGGCGGCGCGTCGCTGACGACGACCGGCGTCGCCGCGCTCGTCGGCTTCGCGCTCTTCTTCGTCGCCGGGCCGTTCGGCATCCTCCTGGGTATCGCGGGGACGGTGTTCGCCGTCGAATACTACCGTAACGACGACGTCGACGAGAGCCTGCGGACCGCCGCGTACGCGACGGTCGGCGTGCTGGCCTCGTCGGCGGTGCAGCTCGTCCTGACGGCGTCGGTGCTCGCCGTGATGCTCGTCGTCGTGTTTCTGTAA
- a CDS encoding glutamate--tRNA ligase — MDDDLRDRVRAEAEKHALFNALKHDSDADVGAIMGPLMGENPDFRPHGSEVPGIVGGVVSEVNGMDTAEKRERLGELAPEELEELDSEDEKDDQLLPDLPNVEEYDEIRMRVAPNPNGPWHIGHARMPAVIGTYKEMYDGSFLVRFDDTDPETKRPDLSAYDAILDDIDYLGFEPDEVIKASDRVETYYDHARELIDLGGAYTCSCGGEEFSDLKNSGEPCPHRDKDVETVHEEFDAMVDGDYSSGEMVLRVKTDIEHKNPALRDFVAFRMVDTPHPREEAEDYRAWPMLDFQSGIDDQLTGVSHIIRGIDLQDSAKRQQFVYDYFGWDYPEVLHWGHVQVDEYDIKMSTSTIKQLIEDGELNGWDDPRAPTIGSLRRRGILGSAIVDAMVGLGMSTSGVDLAMSTVYANNRDIVDDEANRYFLVRDGVEKAVVGGPEAGEPPLHPDHEDRGRRHIPVPGAVRVEPNDVPANGERVWLKGYGCVRHTRDAFEYTGDDISAVRDEGVDVIHWVPADDTVSVTMRTADGDVEGEAEPDFADADVDEVVQFERIGFTRVDEQGDDETVVYWTHK, encoded by the coding sequence ATGGACGACGACTTACGCGACCGCGTTCGAGCGGAGGCGGAGAAACACGCCCTGTTCAACGCGCTCAAACACGACAGCGACGCCGACGTGGGTGCCATCATGGGCCCGCTGATGGGCGAGAACCCCGACTTCCGTCCCCACGGGAGCGAAGTCCCCGGCATCGTCGGCGGCGTCGTCAGCGAGGTCAACGGCATGGACACCGCCGAGAAGCGCGAGCGACTCGGTGAGCTCGCACCCGAGGAACTGGAGGAACTCGACTCCGAGGACGAAAAGGACGACCAGCTCCTGCCCGACCTGCCGAACGTCGAGGAGTACGACGAGATTCGGATGCGCGTCGCGCCGAACCCCAACGGCCCGTGGCATATCGGCCACGCCCGCATGCCCGCCGTCATCGGGACGTACAAGGAGATGTACGACGGCTCGTTCCTGGTTCGCTTCGACGACACCGACCCCGAGACGAAGCGGCCGGACCTCTCGGCCTACGACGCCATCCTCGACGACATCGACTATCTCGGCTTCGAGCCGGACGAGGTCATCAAAGCCTCCGACCGCGTCGAGACCTACTACGACCACGCGCGGGAACTCATCGACCTCGGCGGGGCGTACACCTGCTCCTGCGGCGGTGAGGAGTTCTCCGACCTGAAGAACAGCGGCGAACCCTGCCCGCACCGCGACAAGGACGTCGAGACCGTCCACGAGGAGTTCGACGCGATGGTCGACGGCGACTACTCCTCCGGCGAGATGGTACTGCGCGTCAAGACCGACATCGAGCACAAGAACCCCGCGCTGCGCGACTTCGTCGCCTTCCGGATGGTCGACACGCCGCACCCGCGAGAGGAAGCTGAGGACTACCGCGCGTGGCCGATGCTCGACTTCCAGTCCGGTATCGACGACCAGCTGACGGGCGTCAGCCACATCATCCGCGGCATCGACCTGCAGGACTCCGCGAAACGCCAGCAGTTCGTCTACGACTACTTCGGCTGGGACTACCCCGAAGTGCTCCACTGGGGCCACGTCCAGGTCGACGAGTACGATATCAAGATGTCCACGTCGACCATCAAGCAGCTCATCGAGGACGGTGAACTCAACGGCTGGGACGACCCGCGCGCGCCGACCATCGGGAGCCTCCGCCGCCGCGGCATCCTCGGTTCGGCCATCGTTGACGCGATGGTCGGTCTCGGGATGTCGACCAGCGGTGTCGACCTCGCGATGTCGACGGTCTACGCCAACAACCGCGACATCGTCGACGACGAGGCGAACCGCTACTTCCTCGTCCGCGACGGCGTCGAGAAGGCCGTCGTCGGCGGACCCGAGGCCGGCGAGCCGCCGCTGCACCCCGACCACGAGGACCGCGGCCGTCGCCACATCCCCGTGCCCGGTGCAGTTCGCGTCGAACCCAACGACGTGCCCGCCAACGGCGAGCGCGTCTGGCTCAAGGGCTACGGCTGTGTCCGCCACACGCGCGACGCGTTCGAGTACACCGGCGACGACATCAGTGCCGTCCGCGACGAGGGCGTCGACGTCATCCACTGGGTGCCCGCGGACGACACTGTCTCCGTGACGATGCGGACCGCCGACGGCGACGTCGAAGGCGAGGCCGAACCGGACTTCGCCGACGCCGACGTGGACGAGGTCGTCCAGTTCGAGCGGATCGGCTTCACCCGCGTCGACGAGCAGGGCGACGACGAGACCGTCGTCTACTGGACGCACAAGTAG
- a CDS encoding FAD-dependent oxidoreductase, translated as MSESERPPESEAREHYEAVVVGAGPGGAAAAATFANYGIETLVLELGVEAGAKNVSGGLIYAEESAPYTIDDLFPGFREAAAERPITEYYIHNVAGDRVKTFDLTDLHEHDTEWSDAVLRRTMDSWLAEQVHEKTKETGGGLLTGVRVNGLLRENGRIVGVTCDELDPITADIVVAADGVTSELAREAGLMDWERPEEWFQGVKAVVDMPHDRIAERFGVDDDEGVAHLFSGDLFQDVRGGGFLYTNRASLSIGTVFHLDSLVAEQAEPHQLLDGLLTHPLLAEWLGDDYTELEYSAKLVPDSKKVALREPYKDNLVVVGDAAGQMQAQGPIIKGMNHAVTAGALAAEAYAEAKSRNSPESAGALYAQKLRDEGVMDKLRPRGYDVVSALGEREPVASLTDAVLTSPVGRLGVRALGGQLERLYNTSALSMLIPDTKTPYVTLPRIIAEELGEPVVDESRVQPPSLEERIGALTYDTDVGNAHIVLQDNSFEASGAAVSACPVSAVDFGGGCYREETVKTNGSEERVVSLDTQPCVECGTCAVVADTDWNHPSGGKGIEFRQG; from the coding sequence ATGAGTGAGTCCGAGCGGCCACCCGAGAGCGAGGCGCGCGAACACTACGAGGCCGTCGTCGTCGGCGCGGGACCGGGCGGGGCGGCCGCCGCGGCGACGTTCGCGAACTACGGCATCGAGACGCTCGTCCTCGAACTCGGCGTCGAAGCCGGGGCGAAGAACGTCTCCGGCGGGCTCATCTACGCCGAAGAGTCCGCGCCGTACACCATCGACGACCTCTTTCCGGGGTTCCGCGAGGCGGCCGCCGAACGGCCCATCACGGAGTACTACATCCACAACGTCGCGGGCGACCGGGTCAAGACGTTCGACCTGACGGACCTCCACGAACACGATACCGAGTGGTCCGACGCCGTCCTCCGGCGGACGATGGACTCGTGGCTGGCCGAGCAGGTCCACGAGAAGACGAAGGAGACCGGCGGCGGCCTCCTGACGGGCGTCCGCGTCAACGGCCTCCTGCGGGAGAACGGCCGCATCGTCGGCGTCACCTGCGACGAACTCGACCCCATCACGGCCGACATCGTCGTCGCCGCCGACGGCGTCACCTCCGAGCTGGCGCGCGAAGCCGGCCTGATGGACTGGGAACGCCCTGAGGAGTGGTTCCAGGGCGTCAAGGCCGTGGTGGATATGCCGCACGACCGTATCGCCGAACGGTTCGGCGTCGACGACGACGAGGGCGTGGCCCATCTGTTCTCGGGCGACCTGTTCCAGGACGTCCGCGGCGGGGGGTTCCTCTACACGAACCGCGCGTCGCTCTCCATCGGGACGGTGTTCCATCTGGACAGCCTCGTCGCCGAGCAGGCCGAACCGCACCAGTTGCTCGACGGCCTGCTCACGCATCCGCTGCTCGCCGAGTGGCTCGGCGACGACTACACCGAGTTGGAGTACTCGGCGAAGCTCGTGCCCGACTCGAAGAAGGTCGCCCTGCGCGAGCCGTACAAAGACAACCTCGTCGTCGTCGGCGACGCCGCCGGCCAGATGCAGGCGCAGGGCCCCATCATCAAGGGGATGAACCACGCCGTCACGGCGGGCGCGCTCGCCGCCGAGGCCTACGCCGAGGCGAAGTCGCGCAACAGCCCCGAGTCGGCGGGCGCGCTCTACGCGCAGAAACTCCGCGACGAGGGCGTGATGGACAAGCTCCGGCCGCGGGGATACGACGTCGTGAGCGCGCTCGGCGAGCGCGAGCCCGTCGCGAGCCTCACCGACGCCGTTCTCACCTCGCCGGTCGGTCGACTCGGCGTCCGCGCGCTCGGCGGCCAGCTCGAACGGCTCTACAACACCTCGGCGTTGTCGATGCTGATTCCGGACACGAAGACGCCGTACGTCACCCTGCCGCGAATCATCGCGGAGGAACTCGGCGAACCCGTCGTCGACGAGAGCCGCGTCCAGCCGCCGAGTCTGGAGGAGCGCATCGGCGCGCTGACCTACGACACCGACGTCGGCAACGCCCACATCGTCCTGCAGGACAACTCCTTCGAGGCGAGCGGCGCGGCCGTCTCGGCCTGCCCGGTCAGCGCGGTCGACTTCGGCGGCGGCTGTTACCGCGAGGAGACGGTCAAGACCAACGGCAGCGAGGAGCGCGTCGTGAGTCTCGATACCCAGCCCTGCGTCGAGTGTGGGACCTGTGCTGTCGTCGCCGACACCGACTGGAACCATCCGAGCGGTGGCAAGGGAATCGAGTTCAGACAGGGGTGA